The Sphaeramia orbicularis chromosome 16, fSphaOr1.1, whole genome shotgun sequence genome window below encodes:
- the LOC115435834 gene encoding uncharacterized protein LOC115435834, translated as MDQCEDREEGAPSPKTTDRTPLGPGPDRPLKAQRPGPGSGPGPGPGPGPGLSCVSMNSDDSMGVSETQVEQQSSEVPSDPQQPTQVDSTFEVTQMVALKESLLKILVNLIDGDFKMFKWFLTIEELPIPVSKLENADRMDTVDLMVQVYYTNTQSVTVRVLEKMDRTDLVKKLSKGLPVSKESIDQCRRKLKVKLKRKFLHVFEGIVKEGLPKTLLNQIYTELYITEGGATEVNQDLEDVLKTTDRRQLPKTLTEMYIHFLVVQAKLKNVKYDGRSEEDPHWSPETRKMIESLGKLAFEQLKKGNLIFYESDLTECGIDISSASVYSGVFTAVFREERGLYQDKRFCFIHLSVQEFLAALHVHQTFINSGVNLLSEEQTTSWWSESIFSIYQYIWKLLRHQQTTPQSSGSAETQFYQTAVDQALQSPNGHLDLFLRFLLGLSLQTNQCLLQSLMKPTGSSSETNQKTVEYIKKMISENVSAERSINLFHCLNELEDGSLVDQIQQYLKSGRLSTEQLSPAQWSALAFILLSSEKDPDVFDLKEYSGSEEVLLRLLPVVKASNKAQLSGCNLSERSCEALSSVLRSQYCSLTLLDLSNNDLKDSGVKILSDGLKSPGCRLDTLRLSGCLITEEGCSSLVSALQSNPSHLRQLDLSYNHPGASGQELSALVEDPHWRLDIVRLDPAGVRWLKPGPRKYFCELILDPNTVNEHLKLSENNKKVKRVEEVQSYPDHQDRFDYYPQLISSTGLTGRCYWEVQWSGWVEISVTYRGIKRKGRSDDCVFGGNDQSWSLECNKGEYRVWHKVKYTPLPKASFWESFSSSGTVSVYVDCPAGSVSFYRVSSDKLIHLHTFKTTFTEPLFGGFGLMEKGSTVCVRLTHSPVSVHWPVSTSVLTRLYTDSFKEAQTAAPSGFSVNSLQRLAFTQSSLKWD; from the exons atggatcaatgtgaggacagagaggagggagccccttCCCCAAAGACCACCGACAGGACCCCCTTGGGACCTGGACCCGACAGACCCCTcaaagctcagag acctggacctggatcaggacctggacctggaccaggaccaggacctggactcagctgtgtgtccatgaacaGTGATGACTCCATGGGTGTTTCAgagactca agtggagcagcagagctcagaggttcccagtgATCCACAGCAGCCGACTCAGGTGGACTCCACATTTGAG GTAACACAGATGGTGGCACTTAAAGAAAGTCTGTTGAAAATTCTGGTCAATTTGATCGACGGTGATTTTAAAATGTTCAAGTGGTTTTTGACCATTGAGGAACTACCCATCCCAGTGAGTAAACTGGagaacgcagaccggatggacaCGGTGGATCTGATGGTCCAGGTCTACTACACAAATACTCAGAGTGTCACTGTAAGGGTTCTAGAGAAGATGGACAGGACTGATCTGGTGAAGAAACTTTCAAAAGGCCTCCCAGTATCTAAAG AGAGCATTGACCAGTGTCGGCGAAAACTGAAGGTTAAGCTGAAACGGAAGTTTCTGcatgtgtttgagggcatcgttAAAGAAGGActccccaaaaccctcctgaaccagatctacacagagctctacatcacagagggaggggctacagaggtcaaccaggac ctggaggacgtgttgaagaccacagacagaagacaactgcccaagaccctgactgagatgtacatccacttcctggtggttcaggccaaactgaagaacgtCAAGTACGATGGAAGATCTGAGGAAGATCCCCACTGGAGTCCAGaaaccaggaagatgattgagtctctgggaaaactggcctttgagcagctgaagaaaggaaacctgatcttctatgaatcagacctgacagagtgtggcatcgatatcagctcagcctcagtgtactcaggagtgttcacagcgGTCTttagagaggagagaggactgtaccaggacaagaggttctgcttcatccatctgagtgtccaggagtttctggctgctcttcatgtccatcagaccttcatcaacagtggagtcaatctgctgtcagaagaacaaaccacaTCCTGGTGGTCTGAGTCCATATTCAGTATATACCAATATATATGGAAACTCTTGAGACATCAACAAACTACACCCCAGAGCTCTGGATCTGCAGAGACTcagttctaccagaccgctgtggaccaggccttacagagtccaaatggacacctggacctgttcctccgcttcctcctgggtctatcactgcagaccaatcagtGTCTCCTACAAAGTCTGATGAAACCAACAGGAAGTAGCTCAGAGACCAACCAGAAAACTGTTGAGTACATCAAGAAGATgatcagtgagaatgtgtctgcagagagaagcatcaacctgttccactgtctgaatgaactggaggatggatctctggtggatcagatccaacagtacctgaaatcaggacgtctgtccacagaacaactgtctcctgctcagtggtcagctctggccttcatcttactgtcatcagaaaaagacccggatgtgtttgacctgaaggaatactctggttcagaggaggttcttctgaggctgctgccagtggtcaaagcctccaacaaagctca actcagcggctgtaacctgtcagagagaagctgtgaagctctgtcctcagttctcagatcccagtactGTAGTCTGACACTTCTGGATCTGAGCAACAACGACCTGAAGGATTCTggagtgaagatcctgtcagatggactgaagagtccaggatgcagactggacactctgag attgtcaggatgtctgatcacagaggaaggatgttcttctctggtctcagccctacagTCCAATCCATCCCATCTCAGAcagctagacctgagctacaaccatccaggagcctcaggacaggagctgtctgctctagtggaggatccacactggagactggacattgtcag gttggatcctgctggagtccgatggttgaaacCAGGTCCAAGGAAGT atttctgtgaactcatcctggatccaaacacagtgaacgaacacctcaaactgtctgaaaacaacaagaaggtgaaacgagtggaggaggttcagtcatatcctgatcatcaaGACAGATTTGACTACTATCCTCAGCTGATtagttcaactggtctgactggtcgctgttactgggaggtccagtggagtggatgGGTTGAaatatcagtgacttacagaggaatcaaaAGGAAAGGACGCAGTGATGACTGTGTGTTTGGaggaaatgatcagtcctggagtctggagtgtaATAAAGGTGAATACAGGGTCTGGCATAAAGTGAAATACACACCACTCCCTAAGGCCTCCTTCTGGgagtccttctcctcctctggtacagtatcagtgtatgtggactgtcctgctggatctgtgtccttctacagagtctcctctgacaaactgatccacctccacaccttcaaaaccacattcactgaaccactgtttggaggatttggACTGATGGAAAAAGgatccacagtgtgt GTGAGGCTGACACACAGTCCAGTCTCCGTCCATTGGCCTGTTTCCACATCTGTGCTCACCAGGCTGTATACAGACAGCTTTAAAGAAGCTCAGACTGCAGCTCCAAGTGGCTTTTCTGTCAACAGCCTGCAGCGGTTGGCCTTCACACAGTCCAGCTTGAAATGGGACTGA